Part of the Sinorhizobium sp. BG8 genome, TCGAACATCTTGGCTCTCCGTTTCTTGTGCCGACTGCAACGGAAGATAGGATTGCCATATGCGAATTACAAACAGGCGAAAGCGCCGCATGCGCGGCGCGCTCGCTTGGGCCCGGCCTTGCTCAGCCCTTCAGTGCGAATGCTTCGGCGGCAAGCTTGGTGATTCCCGCCCAGTCACCCTTGACGATGAGCTCCTTCGGAGCGACCCACGAACCGCCGACGCAGACGATGTTCGGCAGCGAAAGATAGTCCTTCGCATTCGAAAGCGAGATGCCTCCGGTCGGGCAGAAGAGCGTGCCGGCAAGCGGCGATGCCAGAGACTTGAGGTAGGATGCGCCGCCCGCCTGCTCGGCCGGGAAGAACTTGAGAACCTCATAGCCCTCGTCGCGCAGTGCCATCACCTCGCTTGCAGTCGCCGCGCCGGGAAGCAGCGGAACCTCGAAATCCTCCGCCGCATCGAGAAGCGACGGTGTGGATCCGGGGCTGACGATGAACTGCGAACCTGCGGTGACCGCCTGCTCGAACTGGGCGGCGTTGAGGATCGTTCCCGCACCCGGAACGGCACCCTCGACCTCGTCGGCAACGGCGCGGATCGCGTCGAGTGCGGCCGGCGTGCGCAGCGTGATCTCGATCGCCTTGAGCCCGCCCGCCACCAGCGCGCGCGCAAGCGGAACCGCAGTTTTGGCATCCTCGATGATGAGGACCGGTACGACGGGCTGCAGCTTGAGGACGGAGAGGAGCTTTTCGTTTTTCTCGCGCATGGCATCGGCCCTTAAAACGATTGAATTTCCCGTGGAATATAGCGCTTGTCCGTTGATGTCGAGACAAAACCGCACGGTAGGGCTCAAACTTCATGCAAGCCCATACTGAGCGCTTGCCATCAGAGTGCTATAATGTAGTCTCGCTCGCACCTACGGTCCGCAACCATTCAGGGCGGAAAGCATGGCCAAGGAAATCGAAAGAAAATTTCTGGTTTCGGGAAGTCGCTGGCGCCAGACCGCCGATGCAGGCGTCAGGATTCGTCAGTCCTACATCATCACGACCGACGACCGGTCGGTGCGGGTTCGCACCTATGGCGACGGTCGGGCGCAGCTCACGATCAAGATCGGCAATCCGCCCTGGTGCGCGACGAGTATGAATTCGACATCGATCCCGACGAGGCCAGGGACATGATGCGCCAGGCGATCGGGACGATCATCGAGAAGACCCGATACAAGGTACGCCATGGCTCCCACGTCTGGGAAATCGACGTCTACGGCGGCATCCACACGGGGCTGGTGATCGCCGAGGTGGAACTTGCGAGCATCCATGATGATCCGGACCTGCCGCCGTGGGTGGGCGGGAAGTGACCGGCGAGAG contains:
- a CDS encoding 2-dehydro-3-deoxy-phosphogluconate aldolase translates to MREKNEKLLSVLKLQPVVPVLIIEDAKTAVPLARALVAGGLKAIEITLRTPAALDAIRAVADEVEGAVPGAGTILNAAQFEQAVTAGSQFIVSPGSTPSLLDAAEDFEVPLLPGAATASEVMALRDEGYEVLKFFPAEQAGGASYLKSLASPLAGTLFCPTGGISLSNAKDYLSLPNIVCVGGSWVAPKELIVKGDWAGITKLAAEAFALKG